A segment of the Hypnocyclicus thermotrophus genome:
AAACTATATAGCTAGTAATTTTGAACAATATTGTTTGAATTATCCTTTAAAAGAAGGTGGACCTCTTGGACCAACACCTCAAACACCTCCAGTAATGGAAATATCAAGATTACCATTATTGTTACCTGATAGTAGAGTATATTTAAATGTAGGATTTATTATAGCTCTAGTAGCAGTAGTTGTTGTATGGTTTATCTTTAATAAAACTGTATTTGGTTATGAAATAAAAGCAGTAGGATTTAATTTTACAGCAGCAGAAAATGCTGGTATAAATGCTAAAAAGATATTATTATTAACTTTAGGGATTAGTGGATTATTAGCTGGTCTTGCAGGAGCTGAAAGAGTTCTTGGAGGAGTTGGACAATATACATATAGACAAGGATTAATGGCAGAATATGGATTTGATGGTATAGCAGTTGCACTTTTAGGTAAAAATACTCCTATAGGAGTATTAATATCAGCGTTCTTATTTGCAACACTAAGAGTTGGAGGAAGAGCAATGCAATTTAACACTTCTATTCCAAGTCAAATCATTATAATAATTCAAGCAGTAATTATATTACTAATTGCTTCAGAAAATATGCTTTCTGATTTACTTAAAAAATTTAAGAAAAAGGAGGCTAAAGCATAATGGGTATATTTATTAGTTTAATTTTAGCCACAATAAGACAAGCGGCTCCAATTTTAATAACAGCTATTGGAGGAGCATTTTCAGAGATAACAGGTGTTGTAAATATAGGACTTGAAGGTATGATGTTAATGGGTGCATTTAGTGCTGCAATTGGATCATATTATACTGGAAATCCTTATATAGGAATTATATCTGGTATGGTAGCTGGAGGATTAATGGCAGCAGTACATGCAGTACTTAGTATAAAATATAAAGGAAATCAAACAGTATCAGGTGTTGCGATAAATTTATTTGCATCAGGATTTACAGTATTTATGCTTAGAGTATTGTTTAATCAATCAGGAAATACTCCATCTGTACCAAAAACACCACAATTATTTGGGATGTCAATAATAGTTTATATTATTTATATATTAGCATTTGTTGCAATATTTGTAGTATATAGAACTGTAATAGGGCTTAGAATGAGAGCAGTTGGAGAACATCCATTAGCGGCAGATACAGTAGGAATAAATGTAGATAAAATAAGATATATTGGAGTAATATTATCAGGAATGTTTGCAGGACTTGGAGGAGCTTATTTATCAATAG
Coding sequences within it:
- a CDS encoding ABC transporter permease, yielding MKNKLKELAIPFLSVLIALVIGGGVIIYLGENPLTAYGYLFGGAFGSDRGIARTMLEATPMIFSGLAIMFAYQAGMFNIGAQGQVVMGGLAAAAVGAFVNNHFINNVYVVVLIAAIAGFLWAAIAGYLKAKLGVHEVISTIMLNYIASNFEQYCLNYPLKEGGPLGPTPQTPPVMEISRLPLLLPDSRVYLNVGFIIALVAVVVVWFIFNKTVFGYEIKAVGFNFTAAENAGINAKKILLLTLGISGLLAGLAGAERVLGGVGQYTYRQGLMAEYGFDGIAVALLGKNTPIGVLISAFLFATLRVGGRAMQFNTSIPSQIIIIIQAVIILLIASENMLSDLLKKFKKKEAKA
- a CDS encoding ABC transporter permease is translated as MGIFISLILATIRQAAPILITAIGGAFSEITGVVNIGLEGMMLMGAFSAAIGSYYTGNPYIGIISGMVAGGLMAAVHAVLSIKYKGNQTVSGVAINLFASGFTVFMLRVLFNQSGNTPSVPKTPQLFGMSIIVYIIYILAFVAIFVVYRTVIGLRMRAVGEHPLAADTVGINVDKIRYIGVILSGMFAGLGGAYLSIGALAQFTKNMSAGRGFIALAAVVFGKWNPKGILLASLLFGFADGLQTLAQQYVKAIPPQFIQMLPYVLTLLALAGVVGKAVAPSASGKPYDKNEA